In Sebaldella termitidis ATCC 33386, one DNA window encodes the following:
- a CDS encoding YHYH domain-containing protein gives MKKILFLLFAVSIACYPHSGRTDSSGGHNCSAKSRAKGLCTGYHYHNSGISSGGKKVKVKSKSTTENKIKEMQMLLKDSGYYKGSIDGIMGSGTQNAAKRYLNDKNYNNDRLNYLLKANGLM, from the coding sequence ATGAAAAAAATATTATTTTTATTATTCGCGGTAAGTATAGCCTGTTACCCACATTCAGGAAGAACAGACAGCAGCGGCGGACATAACTGTTCTGCAAAATCAAGAGCAAAAGGTCTTTGCACAGGGTATCACTATCATAACAGCGGAATAAGCAGCGGCGGAAAGAAAGTAAAAGTAAAATCGAAGTCGACAACCGAAAATAAAATAAAGGAAATGCAGATGCTTTTGAAAGATTCCGGATATTATAAAGGAAGTATAGACGGTATAATGGGTTCGGGAACACAAAATGCAGCGAAGCGTTATTTGAATGATAAAAATTATAATAATGACAGACTGAATTATTTATTAAAAGCAAACGGATTAATGTAA
- a CDS encoding glycoside hydrolase family 38 C-terminal domain-containing protein: MSKKYKFPIIPHTHWDREWYFTTSKSIIYSLVDFSEVMEVLEENENFPHFLLDAQTSIVDDYLEFHPEDEERIKKLIKEDRLAVGPWYTQTDQLVIGGESILRNLYYGITRAEELGKSMMVGYMPDSFGQTAQMPQILNGFDIYKNTFKRGIKAEQYPKNEYYWESEDGSRVFNCYLDRYGNFTYFTSEEESLRALIERLKKETDERSRISTLTLYNGEDQRPIRKNLPEIMEKMKLLFPDCEFSISTVEKVMEQMENEDIEYDTVKGEMTSGEYSRIHKSIFSNRADLKIMNNKTENLITNVSEPLSSIAYKLGLKYETKVFEKVWKLMCENAAHDSSGMCNSDNTNSDIWYRFKRSQEIMESLNEINMRLIGMKIPEKDIFQFQVYNFSPYTRNGIVELEIFTPSDKFTITDASGKRLDVTLLHSEEIPERVRNKMLSEVGFDGNEKPRWVQEDVRIFSSKILLYMTDIEAMGYKTLYVKNEEESFTPEKLSDTAGNSGIENDILKVEISQNGEVSIFNKVNQKEIKGSLVFEDSGDDGDTYDYSEPRKDWILHSDKHEIKNIRVQKSDIISILSYTAILEVPADLKEREQHIVSKKMDVNVKITLEKGSDLLKADVELENTAIEHRVRVLFKTGIDSEFSIADQQFGTIKRPTYLKEVENWQENGWNEKPRTIEPMQSFVTLKNTDYGVAVFTDCVREYQITGEGYNTIALTLFRSVPEMGKADLKDRPGRASGMPWPTPDAQLLKKLKFNFAVKIYTTDESINKIAVKAKEYLTPFTSYQSAHFKNVDMFFLLNQPGAKDLPEEYSLFSFGQNNTVLSTVKKCEKEEGLIIRLFNPDFESGTSENICYNEKIKNAEEVKFNEKTLVKELGNNSDIKLDNIAKCHALSIKIKN; the protein is encoded by the coding sequence ATGTCTAAAAAATATAAATTTCCAATTATTCCGCATACACATTGGGATCGAGAATGGTATTTTACCACTTCAAAATCAATTATATACTCTCTTGTAGATTTTTCTGAAGTAATGGAGGTTCTGGAAGAAAATGAAAATTTTCCGCATTTTCTGCTTGATGCACAGACATCAATAGTAGATGATTATCTGGAATTTCATCCTGAAGACGAGGAGAGAATAAAGAAGCTTATAAAGGAAGACAGGCTTGCGGTGGGACCATGGTATACACAGACAGACCAGCTGGTAATAGGCGGGGAGTCAATACTGAGAAATCTTTATTATGGAATTACAAGGGCTGAAGAACTGGGGAAAAGTATGATGGTAGGATATATGCCTGATTCATTCGGACAGACAGCACAGATGCCCCAGATCTTAAATGGTTTTGATATTTATAAAAATACCTTTAAAAGAGGGATAAAAGCAGAGCAGTATCCTAAGAATGAATACTATTGGGAATCTGAGGACGGAAGCAGAGTATTTAACTGTTATCTGGATAGATACGGGAACTTTACATACTTTACAAGCGAGGAAGAGTCACTGAGAGCATTAATTGAAAGACTGAAAAAAGAAACTGACGAAAGATCAAGAATAAGTACTCTTACTTTATATAACGGGGAGGATCAGAGACCTATAAGAAAGAATCTTCCTGAGATTATGGAGAAAATGAAGCTGCTTTTTCCGGATTGTGAATTTAGTATTTCTACAGTAGAAAAAGTAATGGAGCAGATGGAAAATGAAGATATAGAATATGATACAGTAAAAGGAGAAATGACATCAGGAGAATACAGCAGAATTCACAAGTCTATTTTTTCAAACAGGGCTGATTTGAAAATAATGAACAATAAGACTGAAAACCTTATTACAAATGTATCAGAGCCACTAAGCTCGATTGCTTACAAGCTGGGCTTGAAATATGAAACAAAAGTATTTGAAAAGGTATGGAAGCTGATGTGTGAAAATGCTGCACACGACAGCAGCGGAATGTGTAATTCCGATAACACAAACTCGGATATATGGTATAGATTTAAGCGTTCACAGGAAATAATGGAAAGCCTTAACGAAATAAATATGAGACTGATAGGAATGAAGATTCCTGAAAAGGATATTTTTCAGTTTCAGGTGTATAATTTTTCACCATACACAAGAAACGGGATTGTGGAACTGGAAATATTTACACCGTCTGATAAGTTTACCATTACAGATGCTTCAGGAAAGAGACTTGATGTAACCCTCCTTCACTCGGAAGAAATTCCTGAAAGAGTGAGAAATAAAATGCTTTCTGAGGTAGGATTTGACGGGAATGAAAAACCAAGATGGGTTCAGGAAGATGTGAGAATTTTCTCTTCAAAAATATTACTTTATATGACTGATATAGAAGCGATGGGATATAAAACACTGTATGTAAAGAATGAAGAAGAAAGCTTTACACCTGAAAAACTTTCTGATACTGCTGGAAACAGTGGGATAGAAAATGATATTTTGAAGGTGGAAATTTCACAGAATGGTGAAGTAAGTATATTTAACAAGGTAAATCAAAAAGAGATAAAAGGTTCTTTGGTATTTGAAGACAGCGGTGATGACGGAGATACATATGATTATTCCGAGCCGAGAAAAGACTGGATTTTACATTCGGATAAACACGAAATAAAAAATATCAGAGTACAAAAAAGTGATATAATCAGTATTCTAAGCTATACTGCAATTTTGGAAGTACCGGCGGATCTTAAAGAAAGAGAACAGCACATAGTATCAAAAAAGATGGATGTAAATGTAAAAATAACTCTGGAAAAAGGTTCTGATCTTTTGAAAGCTGATGTAGAGCTTGAAAATACTGCTATTGAACACAGAGTAAGAGTTTTGTTTAAGACAGGGATAGATTCGGAATTTTCTATTGCAGATCAGCAGTTCGGGACTATAAAGAGACCTACATATCTGAAAGAAGTAGAGAACTGGCAAGAAAACGGCTGGAATGAAAAACCAAGAACAATAGAACCTATGCAGTCATTTGTAACATTAAAAAATACTGATTATGGTGTAGCTGTTTTTACAGATTGTGTAAGAGAATATCAGATAACAGGTGAAGGATACAATACTATAGCTCTTACACTATTCAGATCAGTGCCTGAAATGGGGAAAGCCGATCTGAAAGACAGACCGGGAAGAGCATCAGGAATGCCTTGGCCTACACCTGACGCACAGCTTTTGAAAAAACTTAAATTTAATTTTGCTGTAAAAATTTACACAACAGATGAAAGCATAAATAAGATAGCAGTAAAAGCGAAAGAATATCTAACACCGTTTACAAGCTATCAGTCTGCGCACTTTAAAAATGTGGATATGTTCTTTCTGCTGAATCAGCCGGGAGCTAAGGATTTACCCGAAGAATATTCATTATTCAGCTTTGGGCAGAATAACACGGTATTAAGCACTGTAAAGAAATGTGAAAAGGAAGAAGGATTGATAATCAGATTATTTAATCCTGATTTTGAAAGCGGGACTTCGGAAAATATCTGTTATAATGAAAAGATAAAAAATGCGGAAGAAGTTAAGTTTAACGAAAAAACGCTTGTAAAAGAACTAGGGAATAATTCTGATATAAAGCTTGATAATATAGCAAAATGTCATGCTCTAAGTATAAAAATCAAGAATTAA
- a CDS encoding Crp/Fnr family transcriptional regulator produces the protein MELLNTLKNISIFKDMNTEEIKQIILKLNYKIKKYKKDETIYFRGDKINYALINLSGELYSEMQKYNGDVIEVGIIKTHELFASAFIFGDSNTTPVDVVARTDCEILSLEKEKLLECMQENKKFLNNFLDEISNKSQFLSKRLWFNFVNKSIEDKIIDYIEQNSKDNIIHFRPSISEISRRFGVTRPSLSREISNLCSRGVLQRIGKNKYNINRREFEKI, from the coding sequence TTGGAACTTCTAAATACCCTGAAAAATATTTCTATATTTAAGGATATGAATACTGAGGAAATAAAGCAGATTATTCTGAAACTAAATTACAAAATAAAAAAATATAAAAAGGATGAAACCATCTACTTTAGAGGTGATAAAATAAATTATGCCCTTATTAATCTGTCAGGAGAGCTTTATTCGGAAATGCAGAAATATAACGGGGATGTAATAGAAGTCGGTATCATTAAGACACATGAGCTTTTTGCCTCTGCATTTATCTTCGGAGATTCCAACACCACTCCCGTAGATGTGGTAGCAAGAACAGACTGTGAAATCCTTTCCCTCGAAAAAGAAAAGCTTTTGGAATGTATGCAGGAAAATAAAAAATTTCTTAATAATTTTCTTGATGAAATATCTAATAAAAGCCAGTTTCTTTCAAAAAGGCTCTGGTTTAATTTTGTAAACAAAAGTATAGAGGATAAAATCATAGATTATATTGAACAAAACAGCAAGGATAATATTATTCACTTTAGACCGAGTATTTCGGAAATCTCAAGAAGATTCGGAGTTACACGTCCTTCCCTGTCTCGTGAAATTTCTAATTTATGCAGCAGAGGAGTATTACAGAGAATAGGGAAAAATAAGTATAATATTAATCGCAGAGAATTTGAAAAAATCTAA
- a CDS encoding autotransporter outer membrane beta-barrel domain-containing protein, protein MKMKKIMFLMALISVISNAEITVNSSQDTRNISKRINSIDDMTVNGDGAYKNGGDPKDMDYTKFLNGYSVDGDGFVSIDDDVLIFENNHVIDLNGEYNSGIMVKNNGSAGNSGIINIYGKGGIGLFTGDGTGTLVNRQTGIINVSNSGIGIASAGWPYNNFIGSIRNDGTITIDGAGTGIRISGAIDRDGGTAENNGKIELNGGGDSIGVYVGEYNTFINNGEISGTTIGTEKTTLISAVNQGQIINSADGILRGMNNAVGIEVSNAYNSNKSKVINDGYILTENGDGIFVIGADVVNNGIISSGTVGIRSTKYSGEVPASIVLNNGIIQVQENGTGIYGVASTVENNGIIEINGNNTTGIRIRGYLDEANATLINNADITADQNKQNVILLKAVGSGVTGEGNADLYNNANLTAEGEDSVAIYSQNAANVHNRGNITVNNGTGIMLQNSSLNEGDNIGTITVRGFGTGISADSVNSNIVNNGTINLEGNGTGIYITSGNIGENKNSINLNGAGGTGVHIYRAGTAFVNFGSVVSSGGPDNTGIRSEEGNLQNLGDITIYNGTGIESTGSYTINAGTINNKGPESKGISSYSSRIDNTGRIAGDGTGIDMKDNSILLNDGVIEAFGTGTGVISTGSFILNSKGGIISSEYNSGISAFDSSVENYGIIKSMDSSGIISNFSSVINKELINSVNGTGIESSNSYVLNEGTVISGNKGIYADNNTGTINTGVINSAAGVEITAGSNEYSGHFLNTGEINGLDYAIKFNNGDNVLELNNGSKISGKIQGSEGDNTVIVSGNVELDELTDFSKLVVMGDTALNGNIYLKPTNNENYYTAAFSSSKDLTDISNEASLGNLVLTGTINVGVDYDGITDETSKTGKIIADSINVQNGDLVLSNGGKTAKSITEESGLTNTGDQIRVKSIVISSKQQAVDPEFQFSTSEDMKAGEDWISETVSRIENGVTVLDELYTNVKVPVPPVEPDLNPIDENTDTDSSGGGSPAEPAEDNGKAIPSDNENTSGDSEIVVDPIYPAEKNTNSDDSKKPAAAVKINYVPRNRADLDNMNKITSISEKILDTEVDFMKPRETITSLEYIGTKGNTDFNQNSMHNYNYDTDADGISGSIVHKLNDNISAGITIGYIDNDVRYSNNDTEEINSANINIFGKYQAGNFSFDAHAGYGHNGHKQKIDWLGAGIQEGRYDSNVVKTGISFGYNQKLYNDSIILRPDFGVEYTSVYEGTIKTENMSDISSVKGDGLSGKIGLNLMNTTGKLRWNAGIGYERSFTDTYHKERNMVNNYKMAKLDYGQDNWSANIDLNYGLTDKIIIKSGYEYENNENYENHNFKAGISYILDK, encoded by the coding sequence ATGAAAATGAAAAAAATAATGTTTTTAATGGCTTTAATTTCGGTTATATCAAATGCAGAAATAACTGTTAATAGTTCACAAGATACTAGAAATATAAGTAAACGTATAAATTCTATAGATGATATGACTGTAAATGGAGACGGTGCATATAAAAACGGTGGGGATCCAAAGGATATGGACTATACGAAATTCTTAAACGGGTATAGTGTTGATGGAGACGGGTTTGTTAGTATTGATGACGATGTGCTTATATTTGAAAATAATCATGTTATAGATCTTAACGGTGAGTATAACAGCGGTATTATGGTCAAAAATAACGGCTCAGCGGGAAATTCAGGAATTATTAATATTTACGGAAAAGGCGGAATAGGTCTTTTCACGGGAGACGGTACAGGAACTTTGGTAAACAGACAGACTGGTATCATAAATGTTTCAAATTCCGGAATAGGAATAGCCTCTGCAGGGTGGCCGTATAATAATTTTATCGGAAGTATACGGAATGACGGTACTATAACGATAGACGGTGCCGGAACAGGAATAAGAATCAGCGGGGCTATAGATAGAGACGGCGGAACAGCAGAAAATAACGGTAAAATAGAGTTGAACGGCGGCGGAGACAGTATTGGTGTTTATGTCGGAGAATATAATACATTTATAAATAATGGTGAAATTTCCGGAACAACAATCGGAACAGAAAAAACTACACTGATTTCAGCGGTTAATCAGGGACAAATTATCAATTCTGCCGATGGAATATTGAGAGGTATGAATAATGCTGTTGGAATAGAAGTTTCAAATGCATATAACTCTAATAAAAGTAAGGTAATAAATGATGGTTATATACTGACTGAAAACGGGGACGGGATTTTTGTTATCGGAGCTGATGTAGTAAATAACGGTATAATAAGTTCCGGAACTGTGGGAATCAGGTCAACAAAATATAGTGGAGAGGTTCCTGCATCTATCGTTTTAAATAATGGAATAATACAAGTACAGGAAAATGGTACTGGTATATATGGTGTTGCATCAACAGTGGAAAATAACGGAATTATAGAAATTAACGGAAATAACACTACAGGAATTCGAATAAGAGGCTATCTTGATGAAGCAAATGCAACTCTCATAAATAATGCCGATATTACTGCAGATCAGAATAAACAAAATGTAATTTTGTTAAAAGCTGTAGGGAGTGGAGTGACAGGAGAAGGAAATGCCGATTTATATAATAATGCAAATCTTACTGCCGAAGGAGAAGACTCTGTTGCAATCTATTCACAGAATGCAGCAAATGTACATAACAGAGGTAATATAACAGTAAATAACGGGACAGGAATTATGCTGCAAAATTCATCTTTAAATGAAGGCGACAATATCGGAACAATCACAGTAAGAGGTTTCGGAACAGGAATTTCAGCAGATTCAGTAAATTCAAATATAGTAAATAACGGAACGATAAATCTGGAAGGTAACGGAACTGGGATATATATAACTTCCGGAAATATCGGTGAAAATAAAAATAGTATAAACTTAAACGGTGCAGGCGGAACGGGTGTGCATATATACAGAGCAGGTACCGCATTCGTGAATTTTGGTTCTGTAGTTTCATCCGGAGGACCTGATAATACAGGGATAAGATCAGAAGAAGGAAATCTCCAGAATCTGGGAGATATAACAATATATAATGGAACTGGAATAGAAAGTACAGGCTCTTATACGATAAATGCAGGAACTATTAATAATAAGGGACCGGAAAGCAAGGGAATTTCTTCTTACAGTTCAAGAATAGATAATACCGGAAGAATAGCAGGAGACGGAACCGGAATAGATATGAAGGATAACAGTATATTATTAAATGACGGAGTGATAGAAGCATTCGGAACCGGGACAGGTGTAATTTCGACAGGATCTTTTATTCTTAATTCAAAAGGCGGGATAATAAGTTCAGAATATAATTCAGGAATATCTGCTTTTGACAGCTCTGTTGAGAATTACGGGATTATAAAAAGTATGGACAGCAGCGGGATCATTTCTAATTTTTCAAGTGTTATAAATAAAGAGCTTATAAATAGTGTAAATGGAACCGGAATAGAATCTTCAAATTCTTATGTCCTTAATGAAGGCACTGTAATATCTGGGAATAAAGGAATATATGCTGATAATAACACCGGAACAATAAATACCGGCGTGATAAATTCGGCAGCCGGTGTCGAAATAACAGCAGGAAGTAATGAATACAGCGGACATTTTTTGAATACGGGTGAAATAAATGGTTTGGACTATGCAATAAAATTCAATAACGGTGATAATGTGCTGGAATTAAATAACGGAAGTAAGATCAGCGGTAAAATACAGGGATCTGAAGGAGATAACACAGTAATTGTAAGTGGAAATGTGGAGCTGGATGAATTAACTGATTTTAGCAAACTCGTGGTAATGGGAGATACGGCATTAAATGGAAATATATATTTAAAACCGACAAATAATGAGAACTATTATACAGCAGCATTCAGCAGCTCAAAAGATCTTACGGATATTTCCAATGAGGCTTCTTTGGGAAACCTTGTATTAACCGGAACAATAAATGTAGGTGTGGACTATGACGGAATAACTGATGAAACTTCAAAAACAGGTAAAATAATAGCAGACAGTATAAATGTACAAAATGGAGATTTAGTATTAAGCAACGGAGGTAAAACAGCTAAAAGTATAACAGAGGAATCGGGACTTACAAATACCGGAGATCAGATAAGGGTAAAAAGTATAGTTATATCAAGCAAACAGCAGGCAGTAGATCCGGAATTTCAGTTTAGCACTTCAGAAGATATGAAAGCAGGAGAAGACTGGATAAGCGAAACAGTTTCAAGAATAGAAAATGGTGTAACTGTACTGGATGAATTATATACTAATGTAAAAGTACCTGTTCCGCCAGTGGAACCGGATTTGAATCCGATTGATGAAAATACGGATACAGACAGCAGCGGAGGCGGAAGTCCGGCAGAACCTGCAGAAGATAACGGAAAGGCAATTCCTTCGGATAATGAAAATACATCGGGAGACTCTGAAATTGTCGTAGATCCGATATATCCGGCAGAAAAAAATACAAATTCTGATGATTCAAAAAAACCGGCTGCAGCTGTAAAAATTAATTATGTTCCTAGAAACAGAGCAGATTTGGATAATATGAATAAAATAACTTCAATATCAGAAAAAATTCTTGATACAGAAGTGGATTTTATGAAGCCGAGAGAAACAATAACATCGCTTGAATATATAGGAACTAAAGGAAATACGGATTTTAACCAGAACAGTATGCATAATTATAATTATGATACAGATGCTGACGGGATCAGCGGAAGTATCGTACATAAATTAAATGATAATATATCTGCGGGAATTACCATTGGTTATATTGATAATGACGTAAGATATTCAAATAATGATACTGAAGAAATTAATTCTGCCAATATCAATATATTTGGAAAATATCAGGCCGGAAATTTTAGTTTTGATGCACACGCAGGCTATGGACATAACGGGCATAAGCAAAAAATAGACTGGCTTGGTGCGGGAATACAGGAAGGCAGATATGATTCAAATGTAGTAAAAACCGGAATTTCTTTTGGTTATAACCAAAAGCTGTATAATGACAGTATAATTTTGCGTCCTGATTTTGGGGTAGAATATACATCGGTTTACGAGGGAACTATAAAAACAGAAAATATGTCTGATATAAGCTCTGTTAAAGGAGACGGATTATCAGGAAAAATAGGCTTGAATCTTATGAATACGACAGGAAAATTAAGATGGAATGCAGGCATAGGATATGAGAGAAGCTTTACCGATACTTATCATAAAGAAAGAAATATGGTAAATAATTACAAAATGGCAAAATTGGATTACGGTCAAGACAATTGGAGCGCCAATATAGATCTGAATTACGGATTGACTGATAAAATTATTATCAAATCAGGTTATGAATATGAAAATAATGAAAATTATGAGAATCATAATTTTAAAGCAGGAATTTCATATATATTGGATAAATAA
- a CDS encoding PTS fructose transporter subunit IIB — MSKKIVAVCACPMGLAHTFMAADSLKKAADELGYEIKIETQGADGIQNELTKKDIREADAIIHAIAVTPQEVERFDGYDVHEVSLKEAIRNAKEILEEC, encoded by the coding sequence ATGAGTAAAAAAATAGTAGCAGTTTGTGCTTGTCCTATGGGTCTGGCACACACATTTATGGCAGCGGATTCTTTAAAAAAGGCAGCAGATGAATTGGGTTATGAAATAAAAATAGAAACTCAGGGAGCTGACGGAATTCAGAATGAACTTACAAAAAAGGATATAAGAGAAGCAGATGCAATAATACACGCTATTGCAGTAACGCCGCAGGAAGTGGAAAGATTCGACGGATATGATGTACATGAAGTATCTTTGAAAGAGGCAATTAGAAATGCCAAAGAAATATTAGAAGAATGCTGA
- the msrB gene encoding peptide-methionine (R)-S-oxide reductase MsrB: protein MDKKELKAKLTQLQYSVTQEGGTEPPFDNEYWDNKEPGLYVDIVSGEPLFSSADKFDSGTGWPSFSKPLDEKLLLFSDDYKLRLPRTEVRSKNSETHLGHVFPDGPAPAGLRYCLNSASLRFIPLKDLEKEGYSEYLSLFR, encoded by the coding sequence ATGGATAAAAAAGAACTAAAAGCAAAGCTTACTCAGCTTCAGTACAGCGTTACTCAGGAAGGCGGAACAGAACCTCCGTTTGATAATGAATATTGGGATAATAAAGAACCCGGATTATACGTGGATATTGTTTCAGGAGAACCTTTATTTTCCTCGGCAGATAAATTCGATTCGGGAACAGGCTGGCCAAGCTTCAGCAAGCCGCTGGACGAAAAGCTTCTTTTATTTTCAGATGATTATAAACTAAGGCTTCCGCGTACAGAAGTCAGAAGCAAAAATTCCGAGACACATCTCGGCCATGTTTTTCCTGACGGTCCCGCACCTGCCGGATTAAGATACTGTTTGAATTCAGCTTCACTAAGGTTTATTCCTTTGAAAGACCTTGAAAAAGAAGGCTATAGTGAGTATTTATCATTATTCAGATAA
- a CDS encoding PTS fructose transporter subunit IIC — protein MEKKKKNNKVIKELYKHVMTGISYMIPVLIMGGLIGAFSQIIPYVIYKVDPAVSIADAVASGQFTGFSLMLMRLADIMSNFGFTLFSFAIPMFAAFTANSIGGKTALAGGFIGGYIANKPVSVLKLIDGNWEGVTPVPSGFLGAILIAFAVGYCVKFLNKKIQMPHKWLAFKSTFLIPLLSSFFCMVLMVFVLTPVGGWLNLQIRAILEAAGNAGQLVYSLVLAGTTAFDLGGPVNKAAGFVALGFTTEKILPITARTIAIVTPSIGLGLSTLIDRRLVGRKVYEDEFYELGKTSMFLAFMGISEGAIPFALERPSFTIPLYVVGSIIGAMSGVILGAEQWFPESAIWAWPLVKNLGVYILGILIGAVIIAVVNVYYRNNLIKKGKLVIDED, from the coding sequence ATGGAAAAAAAGAAGAAAAATAATAAAGTGATTAAAGAGCTTTATAAACACGTAATGACGGGAATTTCATATATGATACCCGTATTGATAATGGGGGGACTAATTGGAGCATTTTCTCAGATAATACCTTATGTAATTTATAAAGTAGATCCTGCGGTATCTATTGCAGATGCAGTGGCTTCAGGTCAGTTTACAGGATTTTCACTTATGTTAATGAGACTTGCAGATATAATGTCTAATTTCGGATTTACATTGTTCAGCTTCGCAATACCAATGTTTGCAGCGTTTACTGCTAACTCAATAGGCGGAAAAACAGCGCTGGCCGGTGGATTTATCGGCGGATATATAGCTAACAAGCCTGTATCAGTGCTAAAATTAATTGACGGAAACTGGGAAGGCGTAACACCTGTACCGTCAGGATTTTTAGGAGCTATATTAATAGCTTTTGCAGTAGGATATTGTGTAAAGTTTTTGAATAAGAAAATACAGATGCCTCATAAATGGCTTGCATTTAAGAGTACATTCCTGATACCTTTATTATCTTCTTTTTTCTGTATGGTTCTGATGGTCTTTGTTTTGACTCCTGTAGGGGGATGGCTGAATCTTCAGATAAGAGCAATACTTGAAGCAGCAGGAAATGCCGGGCAGCTTGTTTATTCACTTGTACTTGCAGGAACAACAGCTTTTGACCTTGGAGGACCTGTAAATAAAGCAGCAGGATTCGTAGCTCTGGGATTCACTACAGAAAAAATACTTCCTATTACAGCAAGAACAATAGCAATAGTAACACCGTCAATTGGTCTTGGATTATCAACATTAATTGACAGAAGACTGGTAGGAAGAAAAGTATATGAGGACGAATTTTATGAATTAGGAAAAACATCTATGTTCCTTGCATTTATGGGGATTTCTGAAGGAGCTATACCATTTGCCCTTGAAAGACCAAGCTTTACTATTCCATTATACGTAGTAGGTTCTATAATAGGAGCTATGTCAGGTGTTATACTGGGTGCGGAACAATGGTTCCCTGAATCGGCAATATGGGCATGGCCTCTTGTAAAGAATCTGGGAGTGTATATACTTGGAATACTAATAGGTGCAGTAATAATAGCAGTAGTAAATGTATACTACAGAAATAATCTTATCAAAAAAGGAAAATTAGTAATAGACGAAGATTAA
- a CDS encoding PTS sugar transporter subunit IIA produces MSTGLLKKENIILDMDTEKKDEVIVSLAGKLQKEGIVTNFDGFLKDIYAREEMDNTAVGFGVAIPHGKSEWIKDARLAFARLTKEINWGDEDEYVKYVFLIAVPAGEASKHIEVLAGLSQKILDEKFREKLDTASLEEVLEMING; encoded by the coding sequence ATGAGTACAGGACTATTAAAAAAAGAGAATATAATTTTAGATATGGATACAGAAAAAAAAGATGAAGTAATAGTCAGCTTAGCCGGGAAACTTCAAAAGGAGGGAATAGTAACTAATTTTGACGGTTTCTTAAAGGATATATATGCCCGTGAAGAAATGGACAATACTGCAGTGGGCTTTGGCGTGGCTATACCTCATGGAAAATCTGAATGGATAAAAGATGCAAGACTGGCTTTCGCAAGACTAACAAAGGAAATAAACTGGGGAGATGAAGATGAGTATGTAAAATATGTTTTTCTAATAGCGGTTCCGGCCGGAGAAGCATCAAAGCACATAGAAGTGCTTGCCGGTCTTTCACAGAAAATTCTTGATGAAAAGTTCAGGGAAAAACTAGATACAGCAAGTCTTGAGGAAGTTTTGGAAATGATAAACGGTTAA